The region ACCGTTTCCCTAACAGCTTTGCGCACATCTTCGCCGGCGGTTACGCGGCGGGTTATTACAGCTACAAATGGGCTGAAGTGTTGTCGGCGGATGCCTTCTCCAAGTTCGAGGAAGAGGGTGTGCTCAACGCTGAAACCGGCCGTGCATTCCGCGAAGCGATTCTGGCGCGGGGTGGTTCCCAGGCGCCGATGGTGCTGTTCGTCGACTTCCGCGGACGTGCGCCGTCGATTGACGCACTCTTGCGCCACAGCGGCCTGAGTGAGGACGCGGCAGCATGAGTGAAGGGCCTGTGATTACCAAAAAGCAATTTATCGCCGGGGCGGTTTGCCCGGCGTGCAGCGAGCCGGACAAGTTGAAGATGTGGACCGAGGACAGCGTGCCGCACCGTGAGTGTGTGGCCTGCGGTTATACCGACACGCTCAATGATCAAGGTTTGTCGGTGCCCAAGGAGTTGGGCACGCGGGTCAATACATCGGCGTTGAAAGCGCCGGACC is a window of Pseudomonas antarctica DNA encoding:
- a CDS encoding YheV family putative zinc ribbon protein; this translates as MSEGPVITKKQFIAGAVCPACSEPDKLKMWTEDSVPHRECVACGYTDTLNDQGLSVPKELGTRVNTSALKAPDPKVQAVQFFPNPKLKKD